In Myxococcus virescens, one genomic interval encodes:
- a CDS encoding sigma-70 family RNA polymerase sigma factor, with amino-acid sequence MAPPSSAVPRASDPALDRALLRQVAMGSPQAMRDVYARCGGRCFAIALRLLPTHADAEEVLQETFLEVWRRAREFNPERGGLEAWVTTIVRTRAIDRLRAQGTAARVVEGAVQQEPPVSAAPAAPDEAVSQGEARARVMAALAQLPPDQRAVVELAYFEGLSQREIAERTGDPLGTVKTRARLALEKLGALLEMLRPHA; translated from the coding sequence ATGGCGCCTCCTTCCTCCGCTGTGCCCCGAGCAAGCGACCCAGCGCTGGACCGGGCCCTCCTCCGGCAAGTCGCCATGGGGAGCCCGCAGGCCATGCGCGACGTCTATGCGCGCTGCGGCGGACGGTGTTTCGCCATCGCGTTGCGGTTGCTACCGACCCACGCTGACGCGGAAGAGGTGTTGCAGGAGACCTTCCTGGAGGTCTGGCGGCGTGCCCGAGAGTTCAATCCCGAACGCGGCGGCCTGGAGGCCTGGGTGACGACGATTGTGCGCACGCGCGCCATCGACCGGCTGCGGGCGCAGGGAACGGCGGCCCGCGTGGTGGAGGGGGCCGTGCAGCAGGAGCCTCCGGTCAGCGCCGCGCCCGCCGCGCCGGACGAAGCGGTCAGCCAGGGGGAGGCACGTGCTCGCGTGATGGCGGCGCTGGCCCAGCTTCCTCCGGACCAGCGGGCGGTGGTGGAGCTTGCCTACTTCGAGGGCCTCTCCCAGCGGGAGATTGCCGAGCGCACCGGAGACCCCTTGGGCACGGTGAAGACCCGTGCGCGGCTCGCGTTGGAGAAGCTGGGGGCGTTGTTGGAGATGCTGCGCCCCCACGCCTAG
- a CDS encoding sigma 54-interacting transcriptional regulator encodes MASLGDEDGDDELVRTDALPAIRVQRVRTRLVVLSGPDAGRDWPLMPGRYRVGSGRDADILLSDRAVSRQHLILEVNESGVRAVDPGSRNGSYCEGMRFQELEVRTGAVLKLGTTELKLMPESERPRARPLSARSAFGSLVGNSRRMRELFTLLERLSAGESDVLIQGETGTGKELCAEAIHTHSPRARGPFVIADLAGIAPSLLESELFGHVKGAFTGAHADRAGAFERAHGGTLFLDEVGELPLEVQPRLLRALERRQVKRVGSNDYRTFDVRVVAATHQDLEGSVQAGRFRGDLFHRLAVLRVGLPPLRERLEDVPLLVDTVLQRMGRPPSALSDQTRALLAQYPWPGNVRELRNVVDRVVNLGDEALPDIPDLPSPPEDPTTLPPPSDDPESTRPISLDLPFKEAKDRIIEGFERDYLRALIDRCEGNVSRAAREAGIDRVYLRKLLRKHGLDTSPA; translated from the coding sequence GTGGCGAGTCTGGGAGATGAGGACGGGGACGACGAGTTGGTCCGCACCGATGCGTTGCCGGCCATTCGTGTCCAACGGGTACGTACCCGGTTGGTGGTGTTGTCGGGTCCGGACGCTGGCCGCGACTGGCCGCTGATGCCGGGACGCTATCGCGTGGGGTCGGGCCGGGATGCGGACATTCTCCTGTCGGACCGGGCGGTGTCGCGCCAGCACCTCATCCTGGAGGTGAACGAGAGTGGCGTGCGCGCGGTGGACCCGGGCTCGCGCAATGGGTCCTATTGCGAAGGCATGCGCTTCCAGGAGCTGGAGGTGCGCACGGGCGCGGTCCTCAAGCTGGGCACCACCGAGCTGAAGCTGATGCCGGAGAGCGAGCGGCCCCGGGCGCGCCCCCTGTCCGCGCGCAGCGCCTTTGGCTCACTGGTGGGAAACAGCCGCCGCATGCGGGAGCTCTTCACGCTGCTGGAGAGGCTGTCGGCGGGTGAGTCGGACGTGCTCATCCAGGGTGAGACGGGCACGGGCAAGGAGCTGTGCGCGGAGGCCATCCACACGCACAGCCCTCGGGCCCGGGGGCCTTTCGTCATCGCCGACCTGGCGGGCATCGCCCCCTCACTGCTGGAGAGCGAACTCTTCGGACACGTGAAAGGCGCCTTCACGGGCGCGCACGCCGACCGCGCGGGCGCCTTCGAGCGCGCCCACGGCGGCACGCTCTTCCTGGACGAAGTCGGCGAACTGCCGCTGGAAGTCCAACCCCGCCTGCTGCGCGCGCTGGAGCGCCGACAGGTGAAGCGCGTGGGCTCCAACGACTACCGCACCTTCGACGTGCGCGTCGTCGCGGCCACGCACCAGGACCTGGAGGGCTCGGTGCAGGCCGGGCGCTTCCGTGGTGACCTCTTCCACCGGCTCGCGGTGCTCCGCGTCGGCCTTCCGCCGCTGCGGGAGCGATTGGAAGACGTGCCGCTGCTCGTCGATACGGTGCTGCAGCGGATGGGGCGCCCGCCCAGCGCGCTGTCGGACCAGACGCGCGCCCTGCTCGCCCAGTACCCGTGGCCGGGCAACGTGCGCGAGCTGCGCAACGTGGTGGACCGGGTGGTGAACCTGGGCGACGAGGCCCTGCCGGACATCCCGGACCTGCCTTCCCCCCCCGAGGACCCCACCACCCTGCCGCCGCCTTCGGACGACCCGGAGAGCACGCGCCCCATCTCCCTGGACCTCCCCTTCAAGGAAGCCAAGGACCGCATCATCGAAGGCTTCGAACGCGACTACCTGCGCGCCCTCATCGACCGCTGCGAGGGCAACGTGTCCCGCGCGGCCCGTGAGGCGGGCATCGACCGCGTGTACCTGCGCAAGCTGCTGCGCAAGCACGGTCTGGACACGTCACCGGCGTAA
- a CDS encoding serine/threonine-protein kinase: MAETWRARLRGAAGVTKSVLIKKVLPEYANDEAFVSMFISEARISATLSHGAIAQVFDFGKVDGQYFLAMELVEGHPLNRILKRALRSGFHALPVPIAVFIAMEMCRGLHYAHTRSDEKGEPLGIVHRDISPDNVLIGYEGQVKIVDFGIAKARSLRSFNTEPGVVKGKYLFFSPEQARGEAVDARTDVWATGVVLFQMLCGRLPLEGQVHTVLRRLNSGQPLPSPRQVRSDVPVALDSIIQQALALQKDSRFESAHALGDALAGFLYSTTPRFSPMSVGYLLRELYRPDLEALGMDARVPASFSEEMSIWREAPPLPAPTQHGVPALGLEPDDRTEESGPVEVDDAEKEAPAPRATRVGLFAEGSSSSQWVAGVGLVVAAVLAGVAVTQVGSDLLAAAKEEARALGPPVAQRIIPPALPPAPPVAVPSKPPAAEEGPSRASEAMVENADDDEVSGSADTPDDAVEVAAGRSSVARPVSGARSGKVVHAAGTGARGQTRQAHAALLGEAGNVLAVSPVTVGPAHRVLTAGRALQREGKYTDARNAARECARLEPGNAECYLLLGAVEVKLGRIDEGARNYHRFLELAPSDHPLASTVLRILQEYEAR; this comes from the coding sequence ATGGCGGAGACGTGGCGCGCCCGGCTCCGGGGGGCGGCGGGCGTCACCAAGTCCGTGCTCATCAAGAAGGTGCTCCCGGAGTACGCCAACGACGAAGCGTTCGTGTCCATGTTCATCAGCGAGGCGCGCATCTCCGCCACGCTGTCGCACGGGGCCATTGCCCAGGTCTTCGACTTCGGGAAGGTGGACGGGCAGTACTTCCTGGCCATGGAGCTGGTGGAAGGCCATCCGCTGAACCGCATCCTGAAGCGGGCGCTGCGCTCCGGCTTCCACGCTCTGCCGGTGCCCATCGCCGTCTTCATCGCCATGGAGATGTGCCGCGGCCTGCACTACGCCCATACTCGCAGTGACGAGAAGGGCGAGCCGCTGGGCATCGTCCATCGCGACATCTCCCCCGACAACGTCCTCATCGGCTACGAGGGGCAGGTCAAAATCGTCGATTTCGGCATCGCGAAGGCGCGCTCCCTGCGCAGCTTCAACACCGAGCCCGGCGTGGTGAAGGGGAAGTACCTGTTCTTCTCGCCGGAGCAGGCGCGGGGGGAGGCGGTGGATGCCCGCACGGACGTCTGGGCCACCGGCGTGGTGCTGTTCCAGATGCTCTGCGGCCGGCTGCCGCTGGAGGGCCAGGTCCACACGGTGTTGCGGCGGTTGAACAGCGGCCAGCCGCTGCCCTCGCCGCGACAGGTACGGTCCGACGTCCCGGTGGCGCTGGACTCCATCATCCAGCAGGCGCTCGCGCTCCAGAAGGATTCTCGTTTCGAGTCCGCCCATGCGCTCGGGGATGCCCTGGCCGGGTTCCTCTACTCGACCACCCCGCGCTTTTCGCCCATGTCCGTGGGGTACCTGCTGCGGGAGCTGTACCGCCCGGACCTGGAGGCGCTCGGGATGGATGCCCGTGTGCCGGCCTCCTTCTCGGAGGAGATGTCCATCTGGCGCGAGGCGCCCCCGCTGCCCGCACCCACGCAGCACGGTGTGCCAGCGCTGGGCCTGGAGCCGGACGACCGCACCGAGGAGAGCGGGCCCGTCGAGGTGGACGACGCGGAGAAGGAGGCTCCCGCGCCGCGTGCGACGCGGGTGGGCCTGTTCGCCGAAGGCAGCAGCAGCTCCCAGTGGGTGGCCGGTGTCGGCCTGGTGGTGGCAGCGGTGCTCGCCGGGGTGGCGGTGACGCAGGTGGGCTCCGACTTGCTGGCTGCCGCCAAGGAAGAGGCGCGCGCGCTCGGGCCGCCCGTGGCGCAGCGGATCATTCCACCCGCGTTGCCTCCCGCCCCACCCGTGGCCGTGCCCTCGAAACCCCCGGCCGCGGAGGAGGGGCCTTCGCGGGCCTCCGAGGCCATGGTCGAGAACGCGGATGACGACGAGGTGTCGGGAAGCGCCGACACGCCGGATGACGCAGTCGAGGTCGCGGCCGGGCGTTCCAGCGTGGCGCGTCCGGTCTCCGGAGCGCGGAGCGGCAAGGTCGTTCACGCGGCTGGCACGGGCGCTCGAGGACAGACGCGGCAGGCCCATGCGGCGTTGCTGGGCGAGGCGGGCAATGTCCTGGCGGTGTCGCCGGTGACGGTGGGGCCCGCGCACCGGGTGCTCACCGCCGGGCGGGCCCTCCAGCGTGAGGGGAAGTACACCGACGCGCGGAACGCCGCCCGTGAGTGCGCCCGGCTCGAGCCCGGCAACGCCGAGTGCTACCTGCTGCTGGGGGCCGTGGAGGTGAAGCTGGGGCGAATCGACGAGGGGGCTCGCAACTACCACCGCTTCCTGGAACTGGCCCCGTCGGACCATCCGCTCGCGAGCACTGTCCTGCGCATTCTGCAGGAATACGAAGCCCGCTAG
- a CDS encoding alpha-1,4-glucan--maltose-1-phosphate maltosyltransferase — MTERLGSVFIEGVSPELDAGRHAVKRVVGERCTVKADVFKEGHDVLVAVIRWRQVTPRAQQTDWEEVPMRFLGNDRWEGEFPLTRNGRYEYTIEAWPDLFRTWTSELKRKVDAGRDVRSELLEGAALLEGAAARARTAKQLDDARVLDEAAVRLRQPPSPDLLAVALAPELADVASTHPDRSLARRYDKVLEVFADREKARFSAWYEFFPRSAKRDGVTHATFRDAEGWLPYIQQLGFDTVYLPPIHPIGRTARKGKNNSLSAAPDDVGSPWAIGASEGGHKAVHPKLGTLEDFRHFVETAQAHGIEVALDLAFQCSPDHPYVKEHPEWFQHRPDGTIKTAENPPKRYEDIVNFDWMGPARESLWAELESVVLHWVKQGVNTFRVDNPHTKPTQFWAWLIRRVQEAHPQVLFLSEAFTRPKVMKALGKVGFTQSYTYFTWRNFKGELQEYLEEITQPPVSDYFRGNLWPNTPDILPEFLQNAGPGAFRLRAALAGTLSSVWGMYCGYELCEGRPIPGKEEYTDSEKYQLVAWDLDRPGNIRDWIARLNAARRTHPALHQYGTLRFFSSNNDRVLFYGKRTPDGGSTVLMAVSLDPYAAQEALLHVPLEWLGARPDETYQVHELMSDQRSLWQGPDVQVRLTPEQPAALWAVHRFRRTENAFDYYE, encoded by the coding sequence ATGACTGAACGACTCGGAAGCGTATTCATCGAGGGAGTCAGCCCCGAGCTGGACGCTGGACGTCACGCCGTGAAGCGCGTCGTGGGAGAGAGGTGCACCGTCAAGGCCGATGTCTTCAAGGAAGGCCATGACGTCCTCGTCGCCGTCATCCGCTGGCGCCAGGTGACGCCCAGGGCGCAGCAGACCGACTGGGAGGAAGTGCCCATGCGCTTCCTCGGCAATGACCGGTGGGAAGGCGAATTCCCCCTGACGCGGAACGGCCGCTACGAGTACACGATTGAGGCCTGGCCAGACCTCTTCCGGACCTGGACGTCCGAGCTGAAGCGCAAGGTCGACGCGGGCCGCGACGTGCGCAGCGAGTTGCTGGAAGGCGCCGCACTGCTGGAAGGCGCCGCCGCCCGTGCCCGCACGGCGAAGCAGTTGGACGACGCGCGCGTGCTGGACGAAGCGGCCGTCCGGCTGCGACAGCCCCCCTCCCCTGACCTCCTCGCCGTGGCCCTGGCCCCCGAGCTGGCCGACGTGGCCTCGACCCATCCAGACCGTTCACTGGCTCGCCGCTACGACAAGGTCTTGGAGGTCTTCGCGGACCGGGAGAAGGCCCGCTTCAGCGCATGGTACGAATTCTTCCCGCGTTCGGCGAAGCGCGACGGCGTCACCCACGCCACCTTCCGCGACGCGGAAGGCTGGCTGCCGTATATCCAGCAGCTCGGCTTCGACACCGTCTACCTCCCGCCCATCCACCCCATTGGCCGCACGGCGCGTAAGGGCAAGAACAACAGCCTCAGCGCGGCGCCTGACGACGTGGGCAGCCCCTGGGCCATTGGCGCCTCGGAAGGCGGCCACAAGGCCGTGCACCCGAAGCTGGGGACGCTGGAGGACTTCCGGCACTTCGTGGAGACGGCGCAGGCCCACGGCATCGAGGTGGCGCTGGACCTGGCCTTCCAGTGCTCGCCGGACCACCCGTACGTGAAGGAGCATCCGGAGTGGTTCCAGCACCGGCCGGACGGCACCATCAAGACGGCGGAGAACCCGCCCAAGCGCTACGAGGACATCGTCAACTTCGACTGGATGGGCCCTGCCCGTGAGTCGCTCTGGGCGGAGCTGGAATCCGTCGTCCTCCACTGGGTGAAGCAGGGGGTGAACACGTTCCGCGTGGACAACCCGCACACCAAGCCCACGCAATTCTGGGCCTGGCTCATCCGACGCGTGCAGGAAGCCCATCCCCAGGTCCTCTTCCTGTCCGAGGCCTTCACCCGCCCCAAGGTGATGAAGGCCCTGGGCAAGGTGGGCTTCACCCAGTCGTACACCTACTTCACCTGGCGCAACTTCAAGGGCGAGCTCCAGGAGTACCTGGAGGAAATCACCCAGCCGCCGGTGTCCGACTACTTCCGCGGCAACCTCTGGCCCAATACGCCGGACATCCTCCCGGAGTTCCTCCAGAACGCGGGGCCCGGTGCCTTCCGTCTGCGCGCGGCGCTGGCCGGTACGCTCTCCTCCGTGTGGGGCATGTACTGCGGCTACGAGCTGTGCGAAGGCCGCCCCATCCCGGGCAAGGAGGAGTACACCGATTCGGAGAAGTACCAACTGGTCGCGTGGGACCTGGACCGGCCCGGCAACATCCGGGATTGGATTGCGCGCCTCAACGCCGCGCGCCGCACACACCCCGCGCTGCACCAGTACGGGACGCTGCGCTTCTTCTCGTCGAACAACGACCGAGTCCTCTTCTACGGCAAGCGCACGCCAGACGGCGGCAGCACGGTGCTGATGGCGGTGAGCCTGGACCCGTATGCCGCCCAGGAGGCGCTGCTGCACGTGCCGCTGGAGTGGCTGGGCGCGCGCCCTGACGAGACGTATCAGGTGCACGAGTTGATGTCGGACCAGCGCTCGCTATGGCAGGGTCCGGACGTGCAGGTGCGCCTGACGCCCGAGCAGCCCGCGGCCCTCTGGGCCGTTCACCGGTTCCGCCGCACCGAGAACGCGTTCGACTACTACGAGTGA
- a CDS encoding pentapeptide repeat-containing protein, producing MASQRIHEEDSFENETFTDLNLQETDLGGKEFYRCTFRNCTLQESRWTRTRMESCVFTGCDLTRARFTETSLRDVRFESSKLMGIDWTDVGTFPEVTFDGSNLRYCTFAGLSLRKTAFLRCTALEMNFIDTDLSESDFSDSDITGSNFRGCTLTKADFGTAQGVFIDPARNRVKATRIPVEAAVNFVQTLGLVVSGYGEGPKAKTERKKGRS from the coding sequence ATGGCCTCCCAGCGCATCCACGAAGAAGACAGCTTCGAGAACGAAACCTTCACCGACCTGAACCTCCAGGAGACGGACCTGGGCGGGAAGGAGTTCTACCGCTGCACGTTCCGCAACTGCACCCTGCAGGAGAGCCGCTGGACGAGGACTCGAATGGAGTCCTGCGTCTTCACCGGTTGCGACCTCACGCGAGCCCGGTTCACGGAGACGTCCCTGCGCGACGTGCGCTTCGAGAGCTCCAAGCTGATGGGCATCGACTGGACGGACGTGGGCACCTTCCCCGAAGTCACCTTCGACGGCTCCAACCTGCGCTACTGCACCTTCGCGGGGCTCAGCCTGCGGAAGACGGCGTTCCTGCGCTGCACGGCGCTGGAGATGAACTTCATCGACACGGACCTGTCCGAGTCGGACTTCAGCGATTCGGATATCACCGGCAGCAACTTCCGCGGCTGCACGCTCACGAAGGCGGACTTCGGAACCGCGCAGGGCGTGTTCATCGACCCCGCGCGTAACCGGGTGAAGGCCACGCGCATCCCCGTGGAGGCCGCGGTGAACTTCGTCCAGACGCTCGGGCTCGTGGTGTCCGGCTACGGTGAGGGCCCAAAGGCGAAGACGGAGCGCAAGAAGGGCCGTTCCTGA
- a CDS encoding alpha-amylase family glycosyl hydrolase — MKRFRLPRRLTLPALLMAAACGESDSIPVRTCDVTLTYAPQRSVAGTVQVMGEWNNFASPAQPMTDRGDGVFTLRLEGLEPRAYGYRFVVGDQLEMDPENPYSRWVRAEEYSRVIVPDCRQPVLELNRFTVTPEGSLDVAVSYLDGTDKAGPAVDGMVLSLDGTPQPDAYDAATGRFRLNVQGLEQGKHHVKVVAKDRQGREAASLYLPFWVEPERFRWDSGLMYFAFTDRFHNGRLENDAPVADVDPIANYLGGDFAGITQKLEEGYFDALGIRTLWISPVDQNPEGRFVGTGGKYYTGYHGYWPSKPRETQHRFGSLEELRALTAAAHKRGIRVIADLVLNHVHEEHPYWANHARDGWFNTAASCVCGTQDCDWEAKRLTCKFTDYLPDFNWRSSDFVDQFAADTLWWLEQADFDGFRMDAVKHMEQVAGRTIRGKLNDITAMTGTEFYLVGETYVFTDGRSQIARYISPQELDGQFDFPLYWPVREAFADGKGLQRVDDAVRANEEAYVPGTLNSPFLGNHDVARFISQAAGQLHGEGSDPFGPNRPSTVVTDPAAFEKMKYAFAFVLTQPGVPLVYYGDEVGLPGAADPDNRRFMRFGSALAPQERDLLDFVRKLGQARRAHEALQTGARRTLRVEDDLYVFQRDLPDGKGALVAINRSAVQRSLVLELMGGLAASSGTYVDIFSGQTLQLAGTETVLVVPPRGVAVYVPHQE; from the coding sequence ATGAAGCGTTTCCGCCTTCCTCGACGCCTGACGCTCCCTGCGCTGCTGATGGCAGCCGCATGTGGTGAGTCTGACTCCATCCCAGTCCGGACCTGCGACGTGACGTTGACCTACGCACCGCAGCGGTCCGTGGCGGGCACCGTTCAGGTCATGGGGGAATGGAACAACTTCGCCTCCCCGGCTCAGCCCATGACCGACCGGGGTGACGGCGTGTTCACGCTCCGCCTGGAAGGGTTGGAGCCGCGCGCCTACGGCTACCGTTTCGTGGTGGGCGACCAGCTGGAGATGGATCCGGAGAACCCGTACTCGCGCTGGGTTCGCGCGGAGGAGTATTCGCGCGTCATCGTCCCGGACTGCCGCCAGCCCGTGCTGGAGCTGAACCGCTTCACGGTGACGCCCGAGGGCTCGCTGGACGTGGCCGTCTCCTACCTCGATGGGACGGACAAGGCTGGCCCGGCGGTCGATGGCATGGTGCTGTCGCTGGACGGCACGCCCCAGCCGGACGCCTATGACGCCGCCACCGGCCGCTTCCGCCTGAACGTGCAGGGCCTGGAGCAGGGCAAGCACCACGTGAAGGTGGTGGCCAAGGACCGCCAGGGCCGCGAGGCGGCGTCGCTCTACCTGCCATTCTGGGTGGAGCCGGAGCGCTTCCGCTGGGACTCGGGGCTGATGTACTTCGCCTTCACGGACCGCTTCCACAATGGTCGGCTGGAGAACGACGCGCCAGTGGCGGACGTGGACCCCATCGCCAACTATCTTGGCGGGGACTTCGCGGGCATCACCCAGAAGCTGGAGGAGGGGTACTTCGACGCGCTGGGCATCCGCACGCTGTGGATCTCCCCCGTGGATCAGAACCCCGAGGGGCGCTTCGTCGGCACCGGCGGCAAGTACTACACCGGCTATCACGGCTACTGGCCGTCGAAGCCCCGCGAGACGCAGCACCGCTTCGGCTCGCTGGAGGAGTTGCGCGCGCTCACGGCGGCAGCGCACAAGCGGGGCATCCGCGTCATCGCCGACCTGGTGCTCAACCATGTCCACGAGGAGCACCCGTATTGGGCGAACCACGCGCGGGATGGCTGGTTCAACACCGCCGCCAGTTGCGTGTGTGGCACGCAGGACTGCGACTGGGAAGCCAAGCGCCTCACCTGCAAGTTCACGGACTACCTGCCGGATTTCAACTGGCGCTCGTCGGACTTCGTGGACCAGTTCGCCGCGGACACGCTCTGGTGGCTGGAGCAGGCGGACTTCGACGGCTTCCGCATGGACGCGGTGAAGCACATGGAGCAGGTGGCCGGGCGCACCATCCGCGGGAAGCTGAATGACATCACCGCGATGACGGGCACCGAGTTCTACCTGGTGGGCGAGACGTACGTTTTCACGGATGGGCGCTCACAGATTGCCCGTTACATCAGCCCGCAAGAGCTGGACGGCCAGTTCGACTTCCCCCTGTACTGGCCCGTGCGCGAGGCCTTCGCGGACGGCAAGGGCTTGCAGCGTGTGGACGACGCCGTGCGCGCCAACGAGGAGGCCTATGTGCCGGGAACGCTCAATTCGCCCTTCCTGGGCAACCACGACGTGGCGCGCTTCATCTCCCAGGCCGCGGGGCAACTGCACGGGGAAGGGAGTGATCCCTTCGGCCCCAACCGCCCGTCCACGGTGGTGACGGATCCGGCCGCCTTCGAGAAGATGAAGTACGCCTTCGCCTTCGTGCTGACGCAGCCGGGCGTGCCGCTGGTGTATTACGGCGACGAGGTCGGCCTGCCGGGCGCGGCTGATCCGGACAACCGCCGCTTCATGCGCTTCGGCAGCGCGCTTGCTCCGCAGGAGCGGGACTTGCTCGACTTCGTGCGGAAGCTGGGGCAGGCGCGCCGGGCGCACGAGGCGCTGCAGACGGGCGCGCGGCGGACCCTGCGCGTGGAGGACGACCTCTACGTGTTCCAGCGCGATCTGCCGGACGGGAAGGGGGCTCTGGTGGCCATCAACCGGAGCGCCGTGCAGCGCTCACTGGTGTTGGAGTTGATGGGAGGCCTGGCCGCGAGCAGCGGCACCTACGTGGACATCTTCTCCGGGCAGACGCTGCAGCTTGCCGGCACGGAGACGGTGCTGGTCGTCCCGCCGCGCGGTGTCGCTGTCTACGTGCCCCACCAGGAGTAA
- a CDS encoding PHP-associated domain-containing protein: MLIDMHAHSHLSKGCELDPRAVLERAALFGLDGVAFTETNTQDGCDELFEIGAKSKLKVFVGLELVTDRGQYLCFFPKPELAPEPVQMWGSNREKPWSAAECLPKVKALGAAIVAARPYDRDSQNPAMDFIRSLGVLSAVEGYNARVKQTSNDLAVEAAAALKLPCVGGSDARGSLDEVGRGATLFKRPVQTQAELVAELQKGDFWPVMAGDLPRLTRPGEAQAARKSGGGGRGGGGKRRRR, encoded by the coding sequence ATGCTCATCGACATGCACGCCCATTCCCACCTGTCCAAGGGTTGCGAGCTGGACCCTCGCGCCGTGCTGGAGCGGGCCGCCTTGTTCGGCCTGGACGGTGTGGCCTTCACCGAGACGAACACCCAGGACGGCTGCGACGAGCTCTTCGAGATTGGCGCGAAGTCGAAGCTCAAGGTCTTCGTCGGGCTGGAGCTGGTGACGGATCGTGGACAGTACCTGTGCTTCTTCCCGAAGCCGGAGCTGGCCCCGGAGCCGGTGCAGATGTGGGGCAGCAACCGCGAGAAGCCGTGGAGCGCCGCCGAGTGTCTTCCCAAGGTGAAGGCCCTGGGCGCCGCCATCGTCGCCGCGCGGCCCTATGACCGGGACTCGCAGAATCCGGCCATGGACTTCATCCGCTCCCTCGGCGTGCTGAGCGCCGTGGAGGGCTACAACGCCCGGGTGAAGCAGACCTCCAACGACCTGGCCGTGGAGGCCGCCGCGGCGCTGAAGCTTCCCTGTGTGGGAGGCAGTGACGCCCGGGGTTCGCTCGACGAGGTCGGCCGGGGCGCCACGCTCTTCAAGCGGCCGGTGCAGACGCAGGCCGAACTGGTGGCCGAGCTGCAGAAGGGTGATTTCTGGCCGGTGATGGCCGGCGACCTTCCCCGGCTGACGCGCCCGGGAGAGGCCCAGGCCGCGCGCAAGTCCGGTGGTGGCGGCCGGGGTGGTGGTGGCAAGCGCCGCCGTCGCTAG
- a CDS encoding DUF4382 domain-containing protein, whose translation MTIRSRLRSTLLALLPIALLPLMACGGNEGKVTLLLTDAPGDDIRTAVVTISEIYLKGGDGEGGRVVLRDTPATVSLLELANSTSELVSDAVVPNGDYSELRFVITGGYIEVANADGASTVFASSADYAGLPAGTQVDGQLHMPSFGTSGLKVKFSEKLTIEGEQKVLLVDFDVGQSFGKEAGNAGKWVMHPVIKAAEVTASGSIRVTADTAPTVTLPVVDGHQVTLGDFNAVMTNDAGSSERLALTDEDGDGTYEAVFKFLIPGTFTVHLEPPSYVSASTTPDQPVTVEVGSGRDVANHFTITGATQQ comes from the coding sequence ATGACGATTCGCTCGCGCCTACGCTCGACCCTGTTGGCCCTGCTACCCATCGCCCTGCTCCCGCTGATGGCGTGTGGTGGCAACGAGGGCAAGGTCACCCTGCTTCTGACCGACGCACCAGGAGACGACATCCGCACTGCTGTCGTCACCATCTCCGAAATCTATCTGAAAGGCGGCGACGGCGAAGGTGGCCGCGTGGTGCTGCGCGATACCCCCGCCACCGTGAGCTTGCTGGAGCTCGCCAACTCCACGTCCGAGCTGGTGTCTGACGCGGTGGTCCCCAATGGCGACTACTCCGAGCTCCGCTTCGTCATCACCGGTGGCTACATCGAGGTGGCGAATGCGGACGGCGCGTCGACCGTGTTCGCGTCGTCAGCCGACTACGCCGGCCTGCCCGCGGGCACGCAGGTGGACGGCCAGCTTCACATGCCCAGCTTCGGCACGTCCGGGCTGAAGGTGAAGTTCTCCGAGAAGCTGACCATCGAAGGCGAGCAGAAGGTGCTGCTCGTGGACTTCGACGTCGGCCAGAGCTTTGGCAAGGAAGCCGGCAACGCGGGCAAGTGGGTGATGCATCCGGTCATCAAGGCCGCCGAGGTGACGGCCTCCGGCAGCATCCGCGTGACGGCGGACACGGCCCCGACGGTGACACTGCCCGTGGTGGACGGCCACCAGGTGACGCTGGGCGACTTCAACGCGGTGATGACGAACGACGCGGGCAGCAGTGAGCGGCTGGCGCTGACCGACGAGGACGGCGACGGCACCTACGAGGCGGTCTTCAAGTTCCTCATCCCGGGCACCTTCACGGTGCACCTCGAGCCGCCCTCCTACGTCAGCGCCTCCACCACGCCCGACCAGCCGGTGACGGTGGAAGTGGGTTCGGGCCGCGACGTGGCGAATCACTTCACGATTACGGGGGCGACCCAGCAGTAG